Proteins found in one Spirochaetota bacterium genomic segment:
- a CDS encoding ABC transporter ATP-binding protein produces MNAIECKRLVKNFGDPPTEVLRSVSFSVKEGEFVAITGRSGSGKSTLLYVMSGLDNPTAGEARIFGENIHGLEKNRLHRFRNLRMGFVFQFHYLIPELTALDNILMPARKYGKEKEKRSRALDFLSQFELGHCTNKYPSQMSGGEQQRVAVARALLMEPDILFADEPTGNLDSVNGEKVLRIFEKINREHRATIMLVTHENDFAARAAREIHLMDGKIVYDRIQEHGRTGAAP; encoded by the coding sequence ATGAACGCGATAGAATGCAAAAGGCTCGTAAAGAACTTCGGGGACCCGCCCACCGAGGTGCTGCGTTCCGTTTCCTTCTCCGTCAAAGAAGGCGAGTTTGTGGCCATCACGGGCCGGTCCGGGTCCGGAAAGTCGACGCTGCTCTACGTGATGAGCGGACTGGACAATCCCACCGCCGGCGAGGCGAGGATCTTCGGCGAGAACATCCACGGCCTGGAAAAAAACAGGCTGCACCGGTTCCGCAACCTCCGCATGGGATTCGTCTTCCAGTTCCACTACCTGATACCGGAGCTCACCGCACTCGACAACATCCTCATGCCGGCGAGAAAATACGGAAAGGAAAAGGAGAAGCGCTCCCGGGCGCTCGATTTCCTCTCTCAGTTCGAGCTCGGACACTGCACCAACAAATACCCGTCCCAGATGTCCGGCGGCGAGCAGCAGCGGGTCGCGGTGGCCAGGGCGCTTTTAATGGAGCCCGACATACTCTTCGCCGACGAGCCCACGGGGAACCTTGATTCAGTCAACGGGGAAAAGGTGCTCAGGATTTTTGAGAAGATAAACCGCGAACACCGGGCCACAATCATGCTTGTCACCCACGAGAATGATTTCGCCGCCCGGGCCGCCCGCGAAATACACCTTATGGACGGCAAAATCGTGTATGATAGAATCCAGGAACACGGCCGCACGGGGGCGGCGCCGTGA
- a CDS encoding FtsX-like permease family protein translates to MLYLAIRHLVNRPHQTILTFIGLILGAAGYIVFSGLQIGYSDYVVDRLVNVDAYVRISPRDSIINDETFKDIFFPGAAVRWLRPPSGRVYNSYLSNIQGWFERLKAESDVVAYSPQLIREVIFSNGKFSYPVRLVGVNTATQRKVTNMERDIVEGSLDDISRGDSLILIGRDLMKRLGAHQYGTVNVINPDGTVYQAKIVSVYHTGIKEIDYRFAYSSLSTVQKITRSPGEISSIVVRLADVNASAATATRWQMLSSDKVESWDQSKEDIRVTLKTQGIVRNATTFTIMLIIAFGIYNILNMVVNQKKREIAILRSLGFSEGETIFLFLVQGMILGLGGGLFGMLVGGIACHYIEQIKIGVGAGHMPMSWDAAIYLKAFSIVLISSIIASFLPARNAGRLSPIEIIRWSA, encoded by the coding sequence ATGCTCTACCTGGCCATCCGCCACCTCGTGAACAGACCCCACCAGACCATCCTCACCTTCATCGGCCTTATCCTCGGCGCGGCCGGGTATATCGTCTTCTCGGGCCTTCAGATCGGCTACAGCGATTACGTTGTGGACCGCCTGGTGAACGTGGACGCCTACGTGCGGATATCCCCCCGCGACTCCATAATCAACGATGAAACCTTCAAGGACATCTTTTTCCCCGGCGCCGCGGTCAGGTGGCTTCGCCCCCCGTCGGGCAGGGTGTACAACTCGTATCTTTCGAACATACAGGGATGGTTCGAGCGGCTCAAGGCGGAAAGCGACGTTGTGGCATATTCGCCGCAGCTCATCCGGGAAGTGATCTTTTCGAACGGGAAGTTTTCATATCCCGTACGGCTTGTTGGAGTAAACACGGCCACGCAGCGGAAGGTCACCAACATGGAACGCGACATCGTCGAGGGCTCGCTGGACGATATCTCCCGCGGCGATTCGCTCATTCTGATCGGCAGAGACCTCATGAAGCGGCTCGGCGCCCATCAGTACGGAACGGTCAACGTCATCAATCCCGACGGCACCGTGTACCAGGCCAAGATCGTAAGCGTATATCATACCGGCATAAAGGAGATCGATTACCGGTTTGCGTATTCTTCGCTCTCCACGGTGCAGAAGATCACCCGCTCGCCCGGGGAAATCTCGAGCATCGTGGTGCGCCTGGCCGACGTCAACGCATCGGCCGCGACCGCCACGCGCTGGCAGATGTTGAGCAGCGACAAGGTCGAGAGCTGGGACCAGTCAAAAGAGGACATACGCGTGACGCTGAAGACACAGGGGATTGTACGTAACGCCACGACCTTCACCATCATGCTGATCATCGCCTTCGGCATTTACAACATATTGAACATGGTCGTGAACCAGAAGAAGCGGGAGATCGCGATCCTCAGGAGCCTTGGCTTCAGCGAGGGGGAGACAATATTCCTCTTCCTGGTGCAGGGGATGATTCTCGGGCTCGGCGGGGGTCTCTTTGGAATGCTGGTCGGGGGGATCGCCTGCCACTACATCGAGCAGATCAAGATCGGCGTTGGCGCGGGCCACATGCCCATGTCCTGGGACGCGGCCATCTATCTCAAGGCCTTTTCGATCGTGCTGATATCCTCGATAATAGCCAGCTTTCTCCCGGCCCGCAATGCCGGCCGGCTCTCACCGATCGAAATAATACGGTGGTCCGCGTAG
- a CDS encoding efflux RND transporter periplasmic adaptor subunit yields the protein MKSTAPRIKIAIVAVLLLAATGAAVYLLGDNAYFNRNNRVKPRVGPIVEAIYALGTVKSENVYNLKMGVSTTVTKLHVREGQDVRKNAPLASVDTGMLVRAPFAGTVTRIYSEEGEVVMPGVLLLTLMDLSKKYVQLSLDQNSALRVKKGLKAELSFETLRGKLLHGMVESVYPSGGQFLARIDVQGMPPEILPEMTADVAIEVSRRESALLVPLSSVNNGSITVDREGKLRQIRVSIGAIDGAWGEVIEGDIQATDVLVLGR from the coding sequence TTGAAGAGTACGGCACCCCGCATAAAAATCGCCATTGTTGCGGTCCTGCTTCTCGCAGCGACGGGGGCGGCCGTATACCTGCTCGGCGACAATGCTTATTTTAACCGCAACAACCGCGTCAAACCACGCGTGGGCCCGATCGTTGAGGCCATCTACGCCCTCGGCACCGTGAAGTCCGAAAATGTTTACAACCTCAAAATGGGCGTCTCCACCACGGTGACGAAGCTGCATGTAAGGGAAGGACAGGATGTCCGGAAGAACGCGCCGCTCGCTTCGGTGGATACCGGCATGCTCGTTCGCGCGCCGTTCGCGGGCACGGTCACCCGAATATACAGCGAGGAGGGTGAAGTGGTGATGCCGGGCGTCCTGCTCCTCACCCTCATGGACCTCTCTAAAAAATATGTGCAGCTTTCGCTGGACCAGAATTCGGCCCTTCGGGTTAAAAAGGGACTCAAGGCGGAGCTCAGCTTCGAAACGCTGAGAGGAAAACTCCTGCATGGCATGGTGGAGAGCGTCTATCCATCCGGAGGACAGTTTCTCGCCCGCATCGACGTACAAGGGATGCCGCCCGAGATACTACCGGAGATGACGGCGGATGTGGCCATAGAAGTCTCGCGCAGGGAAAGCGCGCTCCTGGTCCCCCTGTCATCGGTAAACAACGGCTCTATTACCGTTGATCGCGAAGGGAAACTGCGGCAGATCAGGGTCTCCATCGGGGCGATTGACGGCGCATGGGGCGAGGTGATCGAAGGCGACATCCAGGCCACGGACGTGCTGGTCCTCGGGCGTTGA